In the Hermetia illucens chromosome 1, iHerIll2.2.curated.20191125, whole genome shotgun sequence genome, TTTGGGTGACTCCCTATGGTCTATAGCTATATAAGGATAACATCGATCCTAGAGATGATTTTGTTATCGCTTTTGCAACTGAATGAATACCTTTACAGTCGTCATACTATCGCACTATTATAGGTATTTGATAGACCTTATTTGGCAACTAAATGCGGACAAAGATGATATGTTGTTTTCACGAAAACTGATATTGGCCCATTGTCTATTGTTAATTAAGACAGTCGCCTgattctattttccaaaaataaatattttgaatgaacGTAATGAGATTATGAAAAGCAATACATGGAACAAATCTTATTTCATTAATAAATCTGATAGGAATATCTAAGAAGATTTCTATCATCAAAATGCGCAATTCTTTTTTCTCATCTATAAAAGAGGATCGAGAGGAGCGCGTTGTACACACGTAGCTCTTTTCGCGAACTGTGCGTATTATGAAGGCTTCACTAGCAGTACTCGCCCTTGGTTTGGTTGCTGCCGTTTTGGCAGCACCTGCCGAATATGACCCAACCGAGTGGACAGTCATCCCCGACGAGAACTATAATATGCACTTGGTGAATATGAAGGATGTAGAATTCGAACTTGAACTTGCACAAAGGGCAGATTTCGCTGTTAAATTCTACTTGTATACAAAGAGCAATCCAAAAACCTCTCAGGAATTAGTTACCGGAGATGAAGAATCTGTTAAACGTTCGCATTTCAATAAGGATCATCCAACTAGGTGAGTATGAAAACGAAAAAATCTTGTTTTCCTGTCGATTTTCCTATTTTGTTTCCCATGGAATATCGctaaaatattttctatgttTTCTACAGGATTTTGTCTCACGGATGGCGTGGTGACCAAAATGCTCCAATGAACCCAATGGTTCGTGACAAATACCTCGATCGTGGCGATTACAACATCATCATTGTCGATTGGGGTGCAGGTGCCGGAAGTATTAACTACATTAAAGCTGCTGGTAATACCGTTACTGCTGGTAAAAAGGTGGCCGCCCTCATCGATTTCCTTGCCGAAAAGGCTGGTTTGAACACGGATAATACCTACTTGATTGGTCACAGTTTGGGAGGTCACGTAGTCGGTTTGGCTGGCAAGTACACCACTCGTGGAAAGATCAACACTATCTTCGGTTTGGATGCTGCTCTTCCACTCTTCTCCATTAACGACCCAAGTAAGCGTCTTGCTAAAGGTGACGGCCGATATGTTGAGTCCATTCACACTGATGGTGGAATTCTTGGTTTCCTCGACCCATTGGGTGATGCTTCCTTCTATCCTCACTGGGGTAAGGACCAACCTGGCTGCGGTATTGATATCGTCTCTGCTTGCTCACATTCACGTTCCTACATCTACTTCGCCGAATCTTTGGACAACAAAGATGACTTTGTATCCGTGAAGTGCCCAGATTTCACTGATGTTAAGGATGAGAAGTGTAGCTTGAAGGGAGCTGAGGCTCGTATGGGTGGACAACCTTCCAACTATGGCCGCGGTGTAGAAGGCGTCTATTACTTGCCAGTTAATTCTAAGGCCCCATACGCTACAGGACGTGTTTAAATAAATTGCGATAACTTTGAAAagtaatattgtttttttttatttatttcggatatatgtatatatgtatggctACTTTTTTTATTATCTACGATTGTTGCTGAATGAGAAACATTGAAACTTTTCAGAAAGATAACTCCCGCaaaaatgaattgaaagcaaATTGATTCGATAGCACATCAGTCTGTGTAAACAtattttcagataaatatatacataagaGACTATATGCTCGGAGAAGTGGTGCTCATTCAATCAAATTCAGGGGCCAATCATTTGAAATGTTGCGTACCTATTTATCAGTAAACGAAAAAACTATCATTGCAATAGAAACTCACAGATTTCTGACAACAGTTTAGTGTTTGAAACCAACAACTTCGAACATGGATAACTTTTTTGTAGTGATTCTTGTTGCGCTCACAggaggtaaacattttttcgccCTGGTTTATGGATTCAATCGAGTTAAGTATCTTTAACTTTCTAGCGGTGCAGTTTTCACTAGAGCAAAACATGAGGTCGAACATTAACACAGACACGGATGTTAAGGGACCTCAATTTGTGAAAACGCGATTTTGGTTATATACGAAAGAGAGCCGTGAAACTGGGCAGGAGATCTTTGTAAACGATGATGAATCTGTGATTAATTCAAATTTTGATGCAAAAAATCCTACCAGGTAATTTTGACTAAATACAAACCCGTACTTGAATAAATTTCACTTGGAGCCCGTGAGGACTGTTAGTAAGAAGAAGGAGGCTTCGTTCCAGTAATTTGCAAAACTATGTACCAAAGCCTTTTTTAAATCAGCAAATCATTTTCTATTGAATGCCGCCTTAATTTACATTAAAATTCAATGGTTAATCTTGCTTTACGGAATTCgtgctgccgatctgaaaggcctccctggctctcgaCGATCGGCAGTAATCTGTTgtaaatgacccgctccaatattttccccatagcGTCCAAAAGGCATATGGATCTATAAGAGGAtcgttcacctggaggtttacgagCCTTAGGCCGAAGCACCAGCTTTTGCCGCTACCATGCTAAAGGGAATATCCCCTcgaacatgcacgtttcgaacaattcagcgaaaaTGTATGGTCTGGATTTTATGGCGAGCTTAAAGGCTctgttcggtatgccgtccaggccAGGAGCTTTGTTCatacctattctgctgcagatcttgAACAACTCGTCCGTGGTCACCGTAGTAATTACCGTCATATTCAGAGAATTATGAAATGTGTCAGTGCCCCTCTCGCGTTGGGGAAATAACTTCTGGATGATTTCCAATAACAGAGTAGGGCCCGTGATTTGTGGGGATGATCGGCCTCTCAACCATCCCATTAATTaattctataggcgcttccCCACGGATTTgcatccgcttctgagcagagctcctcaaAACATACTCTCTTGCTTCACAGAATTGCAACATTGAGATTTTTGCGTGCTACCTTTTAAGCATGTTCCTTTTGACTCTGACCATTCCtccctaccgccctctgagccttTCGGCTGGCTCGGTGGCacgctgatcgaaggctggccaattcactATTGCACCAGGGTCTTCTAaggaatgaacacctcctaggAATGGATGattcacacgctttggcgatgaatTTCGTGACATGGAGAACTGTCTCTATGGGACCGCCAACCTTAGTAGGGCGACCTAGCCATACCTCCAAGAAACTTCCCTCATCCAatacttttgcagaccagcctgatgcCCTTCTCAGCTTTAGGTGTCCTTTCCTGGCCTATCGCTCTCCAAAACGATTGCTTGGTGTCTGCCGGTGTAGTCCTCGATAACTTGCCAGGACCAACTAcgtaccagtgcagggctgacaaagctcAGGTCTACGATCGAGGAAGACCCCTTCGTGAAAGGTGCTTGAATCACCACCATTGGCCAAAACTAAATCCAGCGgaacaaaagcctctaatagacttcggTCCCTTGCGTTACTACCCCTGTATCCCCACTcgagggcccaagcgttgaagtcaccggcaatcactTTTGGGCTTTGTCCCCTTGCATCGAAAACAAGGTTATTCAATATAACTTCAAATTCCGACAATGTGAGACTGAGTGAGGCGTAGCGGacacaccgcttattttcgcccacacaaaaccactggcttggcgaccgcacgcccatatcgtcgCTCCACTAGTCGTCATCTTTCTTGTTAGAGGGGGACAGATGTTAGGCTGATAGTTGAACTCAATAACCTTTACCGGATCTTGATATTCAGTTAAAGTAGGGATTCTGTAGGCAAATTGATCATACCGGTATTGGTGCTTTATTTCAGATCACTAAAATCGAACTCCTTTTTGAATACAGCGGCGATATCACCCCCAATAACAACCTCCTCTAGGTCCTTTTATTCTGCATTTCCAGTGAGAGATTTTAATTGCCAAAAACTTTCTCAATTTTACCACGGAAACTATCCATTATCCTTCCATTATTTATCTCCCTTCCTCTTTTTTGCGTTTATTTCGCGCAACATCATCATGGGATCAGCCTATAAGATTTCAATTTTCGTTAAAGATGGAGGGAGGGGGGAGAGGAGAGAGGATTTCTGCTTGTCTAAATAAAATGAACTCGGAAGGATTGAGAGAACTCTTTGGCGGATAGCCATTGGTCGATTTTTTCTTTCGAAAGTTTTCGGAAAGTTTAATTTACTTTGTTTATCAGAAGAGATAGAAGTTGTTGGTAGTCACATCAAAAGGGCGCATATGTGGAGACTTAGGAGTCATACAAAGCTCTTATTAGAGTCGTTTTGAGCGGCTGGTAGTGAACAACAAATTAGATTTCCATCGTGGTCGAGTGTACACAAAAAAGCAGAAAACCTCACGAATAACGTAATGTTACATTTCTTTATCTTGATTTAAGTATTTAGTGTTCTCTTGCGTCAAACTTGACAAAAGACACAGATAAGAAAATCTTGAGAATCGTAGATTAATTCAAGCAATGTAAGAAGCTGACGATAGTGTAGGTTTTCATAAAAGGCACCGCTTTGACTGCCTTAACTGCAAGAATATGCTTTctgagaaagcttttgacaccaACGAAAGATATCATTTGATTTTGTATATCATAACATCCGCCTGAAACAAGCACTACGAAAAAGTTTTGGGCATCTAAGGATGACAtcgaccttgctcacttcaAGGCTATGCGCTCCACCGTGAAGTCCATAattaaaaaagcgcataaaagCTGCTTGTTCAGCATCACAGTCGCACTTTCCCACGGTAACTTCAAACTGTTTTGGTCCCACACTCGCTATTTCCGTAATTCCACCCaatctctcctttcttccatcagttttgctgactccactgcaaGTTCCGCACAACAATTCTGCGACTTTCTCTGTTCTTACGCCTATTCTAACTGTAGCCTGCTTGGAATCACTCGCCATTCCTCTGCTTGTGGCTaacttggttgagttcctcattggcattcttgacaccaatgtcggacctgtcccgatgggcttcctaacctcttccatCTTAATTATAGAAAGCACATTTCCCTgccaaaagtctagaagaatgctactttccccttctttggaaagaggcccttatcatttctatcctcaagagcggtgaTTCTTCTCTTGTTGTGAACTATCGTACCATGTCTTTTCTTTCCTCTTGCTTCAAAATTCTCgagagatacgtcaacgactggctaGTCACGCACTTCGATCACCtaattgtcaaagagcagcatggtttggtgaaacatagatctacggcttcaaccCTTCAGGTATTTACTCACTTCTTTGttaaatgctttaatttacgACAGGAGGTATACGGTATTTATATTGATTTTtcaaaagcctttgataccgctgACCAACCGCTTTACTCAACGtccctccctcaatcatctcctggTTTTCGTTGGTGTTCTgttaacaagctgacactgaTTGTCAGCAACTGCCACTGGATGTACTATTCGCTTCAACCCTCCCAAcatcctttttctattttcttagtggataacccctttcactactggccTCCTTCCAATGCCTGGATTAATATTCAATGtacgacttgttagcactgatgaagagaacaagtggttcgcgaaatatcggtatttgcaagaataaatatctacaccaacgaaaaagaaacaagttttttttatgatttcaggcaaacttcgtttcaattcctacTTCGCCGACATTATCaatcgagcttccaaaatgtctggttttattctaAGTTTACCTCAATCTAGTCCCcgttaacactcttcaactcccttgtcagaagcATCCTTGTGTGGTTTGATCCCCTTCCGAATCCGTGACTCTCGACTCTGAAgttgtgcaacgtaaattcacccggacctttTTTTGCAAAAAGAGCCTTCGACTGGTTGACTATTTGTCATGGTTCCGCACCCTGAATCTCCCCTCACTGCAGCAAcgccaaattttccttgatatgtttactattttcaaactctgtaattgcctgatgaactgctcagccAACTCTGATATCATTTTCCCTACCGTCTCTCCTATTACACGGAGTTCGGACGTAGTATCCTTCGCGGAGTTCGATCTGTACTTTCACTTCTCGaagcaattgttcggggaaaacacgcCGATAATGAAGGATACGGTCAAAATgtcatccaaattgagggtataAATTGGGACGACTCTATAAATACATCGACATATTGCAAGCGACACTACTAGCTGCGGCAATAACTAAATCTAAATTGCTGGTGAAATTTGAaaggcgtctggatcttgtcctgaaaactgagttgttcgggaaaaattaaatcatggcaatcaacatttTCGCCATTCTCGTCTTTTTATATACTtccggtgtgatacagtggagtaatacggatttagaatctgccagcagacgggtaagGTTAGTTCTATTAGCAATaagcacaatagagctgccgaaaaattgaggatcactatcccacgtcaccaGGGGGAAAGGGGGTACccgatttaaaaatatttgactgcaatcaagtgcattctattcgtgagtttttcttgagaaacaatcctctagctaATTACAtcaggttactgtcattgcaGACAACAAATTGTCTCCTTTGAATTTggaaagcagagaatgggatcccatgtcgaatgttgcttcagtccaagaaaagatcgacatgtggaaagagaaacccgttCACAGTGGTCATATAAAAAACTTATTGTTGCCAGGAATAGACATCGAAGCTtgtaacaaatggttgactactATTCTATGAGACCCAAGCATTCTTAATTTCAATCCCGGATGCTTCACTCCCAACAAAAGACTACAAACGATACATCCTTCATGGCTCCTCAATCACCACACATCAcatcagttgtaggttatgcaactgtgaagaggagaccatccagcacataacatctgcgtgcagaatgttgagcagtaccgagtacaccaatcgtcataactccgtctgcaagattct is a window encoding:
- the LOC119646354 gene encoding lipase member H-B-like translates to MKASLAVLALGLVAAVLAAPAEYDPTEWTVIPDENYNMHLVNMKDVEFELELAQRADFAVKFYLYTKSNPKTSQELVTGDEESVKRSHFNKDHPTRILSHGWRGDQNAPMNPMVRDKYLDRGDYNIIIVDWGAGAGSINYIKAAGNTVTAGKKVAALIDFLAEKAGLNTDNTYLIGHSLGGHVVGLAGKYTTRGKINTIFGLDAALPLFSINDPSKRLAKGDGRYVESIHTDGGILGFLDPLGDASFYPHWGKDQPGCGIDIVSACSHSRSYIYFAESLDNKDDFVSVKCPDFTDVKDEKCSLKGAEARMGGQPSNYGRGVEGVYYLPVNSKAPYATGRV